The Marinobacter subterrani genome has a segment encoding these proteins:
- a CDS encoding phage tail assembly protein gives MAGARITVALIHGLALGEEVHKEVTLREPTAGDILDAQEASERLMMVPTGDGGVEPMLVSSPSRSSMEVLRRQIVSVGDISGPLDMKLLRKLDPEDLDLLLATTGNLNAGSINQVQQEVVKRGRGEGGRPDAD, from the coding sequence ATGGCGGGCGCACGAATCACCGTTGCATTGATCCATGGCCTGGCCCTGGGTGAGGAGGTGCACAAGGAAGTGACCCTGCGTGAGCCCACGGCCGGCGACATTCTGGACGCCCAGGAAGCCTCCGAGCGCCTGATGATGGTGCCCACCGGCGACGGTGGCGTGGAGCCCATGCTGGTGAGCAGCCCATCGCGCAGCAGCATGGAAGTGCTGCGCCGGCAGATCGTCAGCGTGGGCGACATCAGCGGCCCGCTGGACATGAAGCTGCTGCGCAAGCTGGACCCCGAAGACCTCGACCTGCTGCTGGCCACGACCGGCAACCTCAACGCCGGCAGTATCAACCAGGTGCAGCAGGAGGTGGTGAAACGGGGGCGAGGCGAAGGCGGCCGTCCGGACGCTGACTAA
- a CDS encoding phage tail tape measure protein, protein MSELRASVVMNLRGNLERNARRYEGSMRQLATNGSRHMSRLQRVTSGLGRTLESLGGRYTAMLGGAAAGYAGVRLAVESAKLDKQLIQIRQTAGATVEQSQLLRAELHRMSEETGQSLGSLLNGFNSLIQAGQSWEQALATIMAINPAMAVTGSNAEVLASAVGVAGEAFKFDLSNPKTALALIDQMTKAGRLGNAELEDLSSIFARVGVNAKSAGLEFADTLGFIEQLSMIERNPERLATLVDSTLRLFTNSKYMERAQNATGVSFYNAEGDRRAAFDVLDDIASRYQELETDQQRAGAIEAAFGNADLDTIKGLRTLLSGDAIAGARTKTRDILNSAGTISRDLEEALSNSVDQVARLKNALSGAADEFAKPINEAVENAVKYLLDEQNLSGKEMIGGGLAAAAGGLALAKGGGKLLQRFGGLGTGVAVGKALEEASGVQPVYVVNMPGGGFGAGADARGGAGGSRGNRRRANRVSNWRMARRAPSLRMLPTAGLGVMGTAGLAVGAAGAAGYGVGSLVSNKLLTDQGMLGTETGRNIGEAIGESVARVLAAFGNDEAQRAIRYNEGRGESTVRIQIDQDGRVRGATPEKGPGGPDLDVDSGAWGIWP, encoded by the coding sequence ATGAGCGAATTGCGCGCCAGCGTGGTGATGAACCTGCGGGGCAACCTGGAACGAAACGCCAGGCGTTACGAAGGCTCCATGCGCCAGCTGGCCACCAACGGCAGCCGGCACATGAGCCGCCTGCAGCGGGTGACCAGTGGTTTGGGGCGCACCCTGGAGTCCCTCGGCGGGCGCTACACCGCCATGCTCGGCGGTGCCGCTGCCGGTTACGCGGGTGTCCGGCTGGCTGTTGAGTCCGCCAAGTTGGATAAGCAGCTTATCCAGATCCGACAGACTGCGGGCGCCACCGTAGAGCAGTCTCAGTTGCTCAGAGCCGAGCTGCACCGGATGAGTGAGGAGACTGGCCAGTCTCTCGGATCCTTGCTGAACGGCTTTAACAGCCTTATTCAGGCTGGTCAGAGCTGGGAGCAGGCGCTGGCCACGATTATGGCCATTAACCCGGCCATGGCGGTGACCGGTTCTAACGCTGAAGTGCTTGCCTCGGCTGTTGGAGTTGCTGGAGAGGCATTCAAGTTTGACCTTTCTAACCCGAAAACAGCGCTGGCCTTGATTGATCAAATGACCAAAGCCGGACGACTGGGTAATGCCGAGCTGGAGGATTTGTCGAGCATTTTTGCCCGAGTCGGTGTTAATGCCAAATCTGCGGGCCTCGAATTTGCGGACACCCTGGGCTTCATCGAGCAGCTCTCGATGATCGAGAGAAACCCGGAACGTCTGGCTACCTTAGTTGATTCGACTCTGCGGTTATTCACCAATTCCAAATACATGGAGCGTGCTCAAAACGCGACGGGGGTTAGCTTCTATAACGCCGAGGGTGACCGCCGTGCAGCTTTCGACGTGCTGGACGATATTGCATCCAGGTATCAGGAGCTGGAGACCGATCAGCAGAGGGCCGGCGCTATTGAAGCAGCTTTTGGCAATGCTGACCTCGACACAATCAAGGGTCTTAGAACGCTTTTGTCCGGGGATGCGATTGCCGGCGCCAGAACCAAGACCAGAGACATTTTGAACAGCGCTGGCACGATCAGCAGGGATCTCGAAGAGGCGTTGTCGAATTCGGTTGATCAGGTCGCCCGCCTCAAGAATGCTCTCTCTGGTGCAGCAGATGAGTTCGCAAAGCCAATCAATGAGGCCGTAGAAAACGCAGTCAAATATCTTCTGGATGAACAGAATCTCAGCGGCAAGGAAATGATCGGCGGCGGGCTGGCGGCAGCGGCCGGCGGTCTGGCTTTGGCCAAAGGTGGCGGCAAGCTGCTGCAACGTTTCGGAGGCTTAGGTACCGGTGTTGCAGTTGGCAAGGCTCTTGAGGAAGCGTCCGGAGTTCAACCCGTCTATGTCGTCAACATGCCGGGTGGTGGGTTTGGTGCTGGCGCTGATGCTCGTGGCGGGGCTGGTGGTTCCAGGGGTAACAGGCGCCGTGCAAACCGTGTCAGCAACTGGCGCATGGCGCGCCGTGCGCCGTCTTTGAGAATGTTGCCAACCGCAGGGCTCGGCGTGATGGGTACGGCAGGGTTGGCAGTGGGAGCTGCTGGCGCTGCTGGATATGGAGTGGGCTCACTCGTCAGCAATAAGTTGCTGACCGATCAGGGGATGCTGGGCACTGAGACCGGCCGCAACATTGGCGAGGCTATCGGCGAGAGCGTGGCCCGCGTATTGGCTGCGTTCGGCAACGATGAAGCGCAGCGGGCTATCCGCTACAACGAAGGCCGTGGCGAGAGCACTGTGAGGATTCAGATCGATCAGGATGGTCGAGTGCGTGGGGCGACCCCAGAGAAAGGTCCGGGTGGCCCGGACCTGGACGTTGACTCTGGGGCATGGGGGATCTGGCCGTGA
- a CDS encoding DNA circularization protein — protein MTWRDRIGDGTAEFRGVVLYLERGSISPGRRVEVHEYPLRDEPYAEDLGRKAREWQITGYLVGDDYDAQRNRLADALELPGAFEMRHSYYGTHQVVVIGEPRITETTREGGMARVTLTVVRADDKPRYPRAVADTQKVVEDRAESAFDALQAEFEEQFEIVDLAADRVEEVETAILNALQDAEGIAGDIGGTIARVIRTPGELGVAIIDSLVGIADRLAEPLRALRSYEALFGAGETRSASLTAPLDTRLQAQAQTAAVNLVRRGSAVAAARASASWTYNTRDSAQQSLETIHRGLTDPLSTTEPPTPATTQRLVSLRAAVVDDLRRRGTALPELTVFNTRRAMPALVIAHRLYGDATRSEEIVARNRVRHPGAVPGGSELEVLSE, from the coding sequence ATGACCTGGAGAGATCGAATCGGAGACGGCACCGCCGAGTTCCGGGGCGTGGTGCTTTACCTGGAGCGCGGCTCCATCTCACCTGGTCGCCGTGTGGAAGTGCACGAGTACCCCCTGCGCGATGAGCCCTACGCCGAAGACCTGGGCCGCAAGGCGCGGGAGTGGCAGATCACCGGCTACCTGGTGGGTGACGATTACGACGCACAGCGCAACCGCCTGGCGGATGCCCTGGAGCTGCCGGGTGCCTTTGAGATGCGCCACAGCTATTACGGCACACACCAGGTGGTGGTGATTGGTGAGCCGCGCATCACCGAAACCACCCGCGAAGGCGGCATGGCCCGGGTAACCCTTACCGTCGTTCGGGCGGATGACAAGCCCCGGTACCCGCGTGCGGTGGCAGACACCCAGAAGGTGGTGGAAGACCGCGCCGAGAGCGCCTTCGATGCCCTGCAGGCGGAGTTTGAGGAGCAGTTCGAGATCGTCGACCTGGCCGCTGATCGGGTGGAAGAGGTGGAAACCGCCATTCTGAATGCCCTTCAAGACGCGGAAGGCATCGCCGGCGATATCGGCGGCACCATTGCCCGCGTAATCCGCACGCCAGGTGAATTGGGCGTGGCCATCATAGACAGCCTGGTGGGCATTGCCGATCGGCTGGCCGAGCCATTGCGGGCACTGCGTTCCTATGAGGCGCTGTTCGGTGCCGGTGAGACCCGGTCCGCATCGCTAACCGCTCCACTGGACACCCGCCTGCAGGCCCAGGCGCAGACCGCTGCCGTTAACCTGGTTCGCCGTGGCTCAGCCGTGGCGGCTGCCCGTGCCTCTGCCAGCTGGACCTACAACACCCGCGACAGTGCCCAGCAAAGCCTGGAGACCATCCACCGTGGCTTGACCGACCCGCTCTCCACCACGGAGCCACCCACACCGGCAACCACTCAACGCCTGGTGTCTCTGCGCGCGGCCGTGGTGGATGACCTGCGCCGGCGCGGTACCGCCCTGCCAGAGCTGACTGTATTCAACACCCGCCGCGCCATGCCGGCGCTGGTGATCGCCCATCGCCTGTATGGCGACGCCACCCGCAGCGAGGAGATCGTGGCCCGCAACCGCGTCCGTCATCCAGGTGCGGTGCCCGGTGGTTCGGAGCTGGAGGTGCTGAGTGAGTGA
- a CDS encoding phage baseplate assembly protein — protein sequence MSELMLRVDGKLHGGWKNVTIRRSLKQMADTFEVSLTEKWADSPEPRPLRPGQSVTVEIDGERVITGYIDDVLPSYDARTHSLVVSGRSKTADLVDASGTAQPIETSQTVLQIARKLARPFGIEVVAEINVGGPIRSLEVEPGQTYAEALAQIASYRALILVPDADGRLVITRPPRGRLSTELALGENIRTASGRFSDRDRFSEVIVQGQSVADDAIWGETASEPEGRAKDTGIGRYRPTLVVCDTGVDRSSCKQRADWEVRRRWGESRGVTYTVAGWQHAQGIWRPGDIVPVRDRWLGLDGVEWLITEVQLLLDERGERSEIRVAPPSSFDLQAQPEPEQEESVW from the coding sequence GTGAGTGAGCTGATGTTGCGCGTAGATGGAAAGCTCCACGGCGGCTGGAAGAACGTGACCATCCGCCGGAGCCTGAAACAGATGGCGGACACCTTCGAGGTAAGCCTGACCGAGAAATGGGCGGACTCACCTGAGCCCCGGCCGCTGCGCCCGGGCCAGTCGGTGACGGTAGAGATTGACGGCGAGCGCGTGATTACCGGTTACATCGACGACGTGCTGCCTAGTTACGACGCCCGCACGCACAGCCTGGTGGTTAGCGGCCGTTCTAAAACGGCAGACCTGGTGGATGCCTCCGGTACCGCCCAACCGATTGAGACGTCCCAGACCGTGCTGCAGATCGCCCGCAAGCTGGCCCGGCCTTTTGGCATTGAGGTGGTGGCCGAGATCAACGTGGGCGGGCCGATTCGTAGCCTGGAGGTGGAGCCTGGCCAGACCTACGCCGAGGCCCTGGCCCAGATTGCCAGTTACCGCGCACTCATTCTGGTACCGGATGCCGATGGCCGCCTGGTGATCACCCGGCCGCCGCGCGGGCGCTTGAGCACGGAGCTGGCCCTGGGCGAGAACATCCGCACGGCCAGCGGCCGCTTCAGCGATCGGGACCGGTTCAGCGAAGTGATTGTCCAAGGCCAAAGCGTGGCCGACGACGCCATCTGGGGTGAAACAGCCAGCGAGCCGGAGGGCCGGGCCAAGGACACTGGTATTGGTCGGTACCGCCCCACGTTGGTGGTTTGTGACACCGGTGTGGATCGCAGCTCCTGTAAGCAACGGGCGGATTGGGAAGTGCGCCGGCGCTGGGGTGAATCCCGGGGCGTGACTTACACGGTGGCCGGCTGGCAGCACGCCCAGGGCATCTGGCGGCCGGGGGACATCGTGCCAGTGCGCGATCGTTGGCTGGGGCTGGATGGCGTGGAGTGGCTGATCACTGAGGTGCAGCTGCTGCTCGATGAGCGCGGCGAACGCAGCGAGATCCGTGTGGCCCCGCCCAGCAGCTTTGACCTGCAGGCCCAGCCGGAGCCCGAGCAAGAGGAGAGTGTGTGGTGA
- a CDS encoding phage baseplate assembly protein V — protein sequence MVNAREAYKLLSPLWRRLRLLISRGVVGRTESSAGLQRLQMSLLKGETRNLEHMEPYGFTARPLKGAETIAAAVGGARGHLVALVASDRRYRRKGLAEGEVALYTDEGDELVFARGRVVRLNAGNAVEVTAPEVRVIASTSVTLDTPLTTATGNLVVEQNINAGGNMVAAGQVQDGVGTMSDMRGTYNSHTHNENDNGGPTDSPNQGMI from the coding sequence GTGGTGAATGCGCGCGAGGCTTACAAACTGCTGTCGCCGCTGTGGCGCCGCCTGCGCCTGCTGATCAGCCGGGGCGTGGTTGGCCGTACCGAATCCAGCGCAGGGCTGCAGCGCCTGCAGATGAGCCTGCTCAAGGGCGAAACCCGCAACCTGGAGCACATGGAGCCGTACGGGTTTACGGCTCGACCGCTGAAGGGCGCGGAGACCATCGCCGCTGCCGTGGGCGGTGCCCGTGGCCACCTGGTGGCGCTGGTGGCCAGCGACCGCCGGTACCGCCGCAAGGGCTTGGCCGAGGGTGAGGTGGCGCTTTACACCGATGAGGGCGACGAGCTGGTGTTCGCGCGCGGTCGCGTGGTGCGCCTGAACGCCGGTAACGCGGTGGAAGTGACGGCGCCGGAGGTACGGGTGATCGCCAGCACGTCCGTCACCCTGGACACGCCGCTGACCACGGCCACCGGCAACCTGGTGGTTGAGCAGAACATCAACGCCGGCGGCAACATGGTGGCGGCCGGCCAGGTGCAGGACGGCGTAGGCACCATGAGTGACATGCGCGGTACCTACAACAGCCATACCCACAATGAAAACGACAACGGTGGGCCGACTGATTCGCCCAACCAGGGGATGATCTGA
- a CDS encoding phage GP46 family protein: MDVRLKGLNGELDVSLGTNGDLLADDGMRTAVALSLLSDRRARADDALPDGTTDRRGWWADALADRQGDQFGSRLWLLSREKDLEEVRRRAEGYAREALQWLLDDRVATDIEVEARTVGGDRLLIDVAVIRGDGTRLAQQFDYVWR; the protein is encoded by the coding sequence ATGGATGTGCGCCTAAAGGGACTCAATGGGGAGCTGGACGTGTCTCTTGGTACCAACGGCGACCTACTGGCTGACGATGGCATGCGCACGGCCGTGGCGCTGTCACTCCTGAGCGATCGCCGCGCCCGTGCGGACGACGCCTTGCCAGACGGCACCACCGACCGGCGTGGCTGGTGGGCCGACGCCCTGGCCGATCGGCAGGGTGACCAGTTTGGCTCGCGCCTCTGGCTGCTGAGCCGCGAGAAGGATCTGGAGGAAGTTCGCCGGCGTGCCGAGGGCTACGCCCGGGAGGCGCTGCAATGGTTGCTGGATGACCGCGTGGCCACCGATATCGAAGTGGAAGCGCGCACGGTGGGTGGTGACCGGCTGCTGATCGACGTGGCTGTGATCCGTGGTGACGGCACGCGCCTGGCGCAACAATTTGACTATGTGTGGAGGTAA
- a CDS encoding baseplate J/gp47 family protein, whose translation MPWNSPSLTELAEGVRADIRGRVSSARPELRRSLLRVIADVDAGVAHGLYGYLAWLAKQLMIDTADAEYLERWAGIWRIEREEAVSATGPVLLTGTSGAQVLQDTELEHDSGAVYTVDDTVTLDAQGNAVAQLTAVEPGASGNLDAGATLRFVEPVSGVNAEATVDTEGLTGGADQEDIERLRERLLERIRRQPHGGSEADYIGWALEAHPDVTRAWVYPHQPDEGEVSLRLVCDELANIIPTDAVIQAVETYIDGERPVAARGFYAVKPVAKPLDPSIRLTPDTQQARDRVSAALKDFLTDVAKPGGTLYREQLSGVIYVAAGDSRHELVMPDTDVVHAINEIAVLGTPTWL comes from the coding sequence ATGCCCTGGAACTCGCCGAGCTTAACCGAACTGGCCGAAGGCGTCCGGGCCGATATCCGGGGTCGGGTGTCGTCGGCACGTCCGGAGTTGCGCCGGTCGCTACTGCGGGTGATTGCCGATGTGGATGCCGGTGTGGCTCATGGCCTTTATGGCTATCTGGCGTGGCTGGCCAAGCAACTGATGATCGACACTGCGGATGCGGAGTACCTGGAACGCTGGGCAGGCATCTGGCGGATCGAGCGGGAAGAGGCGGTGTCTGCCACTGGCCCGGTGCTGTTGACCGGCACCTCCGGCGCGCAGGTGTTGCAGGATACAGAGCTTGAGCATGACAGCGGTGCGGTCTACACGGTGGACGACACCGTGACTCTGGATGCTCAGGGCAATGCGGTGGCGCAACTCACGGCTGTAGAGCCTGGTGCCTCCGGCAATCTGGATGCCGGCGCCACGCTGCGTTTTGTGGAACCGGTAAGCGGCGTGAATGCTGAGGCCACAGTAGATACAGAGGGGCTCACTGGCGGCGCCGATCAAGAGGACATTGAGCGGCTCCGGGAGCGACTGCTGGAGCGGATTCGCCGGCAGCCCCATGGGGGCAGCGAGGCGGATTACATTGGCTGGGCCCTCGAGGCGCATCCGGATGTGACCCGGGCCTGGGTTTACCCGCATCAACCGGACGAAGGGGAGGTGTCCCTGCGCCTGGTGTGCGACGAACTGGCCAACATTATTCCCACCGATGCCGTCATACAGGCGGTCGAGACCTACATCGATGGGGAGCGTCCGGTGGCCGCCAGAGGGTTTTATGCTGTTAAACCAGTGGCCAAACCGTTAGATCCGAGCATCCGTCTAACGCCTGACACCCAGCAAGCCCGCGATCGGGTAAGTGCCGCACTCAAGGACTTTCTGACCGATGTGGCCAAGCCTGGTGGCACTCTATATCGAGAGCAGCTATCCGGTGTCATCTACGTAGCCGCCGGAGACAGCCGCCATGAACTGGTGATGCCTGACACGGATGTGGTGCATGCCATTAACGAAATCGCCGTTCTGGGGACACCGACATGGCTTTAA
- a CDS encoding YmfQ family protein: MALSRDQYKDLMNQLAPPGAALPQAPESLWQQLLAARAGAFERLDGRADVLINEADPRTAYELLSDWERVAGLPDPCVDREQTIAERRAALLRVFTSTGGASRKYFQELAADLGYAVAVEDYTAHTVGDPVDKPIYGIAWRWAFTVRSAEETVIYHSVIGNVGEALATWGNDRLECVIERLKPAHTRVLFAYGED, encoded by the coding sequence ATGGCTTTAAGCCGTGACCAGTATAAAGACCTGATGAATCAGCTGGCTCCGCCCGGGGCAGCTCTGCCGCAAGCGCCCGAGAGCCTTTGGCAGCAACTTCTGGCTGCTCGGGCTGGCGCGTTCGAACGATTGGACGGTCGGGCGGATGTGCTGATCAACGAGGCGGATCCGCGTACCGCCTATGAGCTGCTCAGCGACTGGGAGCGAGTGGCCGGCTTGCCTGATCCTTGTGTCGACCGTGAGCAGACCATCGCAGAGCGTCGAGCGGCCCTGTTGCGAGTGTTCACGAGTACCGGCGGTGCCAGCCGCAAGTACTTTCAGGAACTGGCGGCGGATCTCGGTTACGCCGTTGCGGTGGAAGACTACACCGCGCATACCGTTGGCGACCCGGTTGACAAGCCGATCTATGGCATCGCCTGGCGATGGGCTTTCACCGTGCGCAGCGCCGAGGAAACCGTGATCTATCACTCCGTCATCGGCAACGTCGGCGAGGCCCTTGCCACGTGGGGCAACGACCGCTTGGAGTGTGTTATTGAGCGCCTGAAGCCGGCGCATACCCGTGTTCTATTTGCTTATGGAGAGGACTGA
- a CDS encoding gp53-like domain-containing protein: MVDRVYERNATQSAPQAPQTPSAGYPTDGNPAQGIPATIPGAYWYHMILESLVALVSKSGQQPDHTDLQQVVEAVSRLSARGVTTVTSADSPKSLTVAEAGLVLVDASAGDVTLNLPASAGNKGLGYTIARTDSSANAVTVTPDGTNPDTIEGAASLSLTVSRRLVLIADGVTDWTAPVLVATDAEAQAFDAGRLIDGAALLAAFKGGNQNLADSGYQRLPGGLIIQWGKAATDSQGFIAAFFPIAFPNAFLGAVLTEANADSATGGLWDTDTATVYGTNGNSTLTEIRGAGRRLDPTGPSKQAGMAAQYFAFGY, encoded by the coding sequence ATGGTCGATAGAGTTTATGAGCGCAATGCAACGCAGTCGGCGCCGCAGGCTCCACAAACGCCCAGTGCAGGTTATCCGACCGATGGCAACCCCGCGCAGGGTATCCCCGCGACAATTCCGGGTGCTTACTGGTACCACATGATTCTGGAGAGCCTGGTGGCCTTGGTCTCGAAATCAGGCCAGCAACCGGATCACACGGACTTGCAACAGGTGGTCGAAGCTGTAAGTCGGCTTTCTGCCCGTGGTGTTACGACCGTTACCAGTGCGGACTCGCCGAAGTCCCTGACCGTGGCCGAGGCCGGGCTGGTGCTGGTGGATGCTAGTGCAGGCGATGTGACACTGAATTTGCCGGCCTCTGCTGGCAATAAGGGCCTGGGCTACACAATCGCCCGCACCGACAGCAGCGCCAACGCCGTGACGGTGACCCCGGACGGCACGAACCCGGACACCATCGAGGGTGCTGCCAGCCTGTCCCTGACCGTTTCCCGGCGCTTAGTGCTCATTGCGGACGGTGTGACCGACTGGACTGCGCCGGTGTTGGTGGCGACGGATGCCGAGGCTCAGGCCTTCGACGCCGGACGGTTGATCGATGGCGCAGCTTTGTTGGCAGCATTTAAAGGCGGGAACCAGAATCTGGCGGACAGTGGTTATCAGAGGCTTCCAGGTGGTCTGATCATTCAATGGGGTAAAGCAGCTACCGATAGTCAGGGCTTCATAGCAGCTTTCTTTCCGATCGCCTTCCCAAACGCGTTCTTGGGCGCAGTATTAACTGAGGCAAATGCGGATTCAGCTACTGGAGGACTTTGGGACACGGACACCGCGACTGTTTACGGAACCAACGGTAATAGCACTTTGACGGAAATTCGAGGCGCGGGACGCAGGCTCGACCCTACAGGCCCTTCCAAGCAGGCAGGGATGGCTGCTCAATACTTCGCTTTCGGATACTAG
- a CDS encoding C40 family peptidase: MITLQFSTTKGIGNRVIRWATWSPFSHVDLVLDDGRLLGATARFGVSVRDPEPVKASVRFQVAAPAEVVEAARSQIGRPYDWPGIFGWGFRRNWQEQDSWFCSELIAWAFQQAGHPLLRFDKVWRVTPRDILLSPLLEAID, encoded by the coding sequence ATGATCACCCTGCAATTCTCCACCACCAAAGGCATCGGCAACCGGGTGATCCGCTGGGCCACCTGGTCGCCGTTCAGCCATGTGGACCTGGTTCTGGACGATGGCCGGCTGCTGGGCGCCACGGCCCGTTTCGGTGTCTCCGTGCGAGATCCCGAGCCGGTTAAGGCGTCTGTTCGCTTCCAGGTGGCTGCGCCTGCTGAGGTTGTTGAGGCCGCCCGCAGCCAGATTGGCCGGCCCTACGACTGGCCCGGCATCTTTGGATGGGGCTTTCGCCGTAACTGGCAGGAGCAAGACTCCTGGTTTTGTTCTGAGCTGATTGCCTGGGCTTTCCAACAGGCCGGGCATCCGTTGCTCCGTTTCGACAAGGTATGGAGGGTCACCCCCCGCGACATCCTATTGTCTCCACTGCTGGAAGCCATCGATTAA
- a CDS encoding Com family DNA-binding transcriptional regulator: MHNIRCGSCNRLLAKGLFEQLEIKCPRCGKINERTASPMEKDVKYSHGKTSRTLDRRQTKTR; encoded by the coding sequence ATGCATAACATCCGTTGTGGTAGTTGCAACAGGCTGCTCGCTAAGGGTTTGTTTGAACAACTAGAAATCAAATGCCCGCGCTGCGGGAAAATCAACGAGAGGACCGCGAGTCCCATGGAAAAGGATGTGAAGTACTCCCATGGCAAAACCTCTCGTACCCTGGATCGGCGGCAAACGAAAACTCGCTGA
- a CDS encoding DNA adenine methylase, translated as MAKPLVPWIGGKRKLADHIIPLFPDHSCYVEPFCGAAALFFMKDPSKVEILNDVNGDLVNLYRVVKYHLEELYKQFKWLLSSRQHWEWMSQTPPETMTDVQRAARFLYLQKQAFGGKVDGQCFGTSATSRPRWNIYTLEHDLAEAHYRLSGTTIEHLDWKKIIQKYDRPGTLFYLDPPYWQTEGYGVPFGFEEYESMASLAKSIDGEMIISINDHPDVRSAFSGLHVVEVDYQYTVGGSDKPSSCVELIYGSWEKAPVPRGQAGLFER; from the coding sequence ATGGCAAAACCTCTCGTACCCTGGATCGGCGGCAAACGAAAACTCGCTGATCACATTATCCCGCTGTTCCCAGACCACAGCTGCTACGTAGAACCATTCTGCGGCGCAGCTGCACTGTTTTTCATGAAGGATCCTTCCAAGGTCGAGATCTTGAATGATGTGAATGGCGACTTGGTTAACCTTTACCGCGTGGTCAAGTACCACCTGGAGGAGCTGTACAAACAGTTCAAGTGGCTGCTATCGAGTCGGCAGCACTGGGAGTGGATGAGCCAGACCCCGCCTGAGACCATGACGGACGTCCAGCGGGCTGCGCGCTTCCTATACCTGCAAAAGCAGGCGTTCGGTGGCAAGGTCGATGGTCAGTGCTTTGGAACAAGCGCCACCAGCCGTCCTCGGTGGAACATCTACACACTTGAGCATGACCTGGCCGAGGCCCACTATCGGCTTTCGGGCACAACGATCGAGCACCTCGACTGGAAAAAGATAATCCAGAAGTACGACCGCCCCGGCACTCTGTTTTACCTAGACCCACCATACTGGCAAACCGAAGGATACGGAGTTCCTTTTGGGTTCGAGGAATATGAGTCTATGGCGTCTCTCGCCAAGTCAATCGATGGTGAGATGATCATAAGCATCAACGACCATCCTGATGTCAGATCGGCCTTCAGTGGCCTTCACGTTGTAGAGGTCGATTATCAGTACACTGTGGGTGGTTCAGACAAGCCCTCAAGCTGCGTTGAGCTCATTTACGGAAGCTGGGAAAAGGCTCCGGTCCCGAGGGGGCAGGCTGGTCTATTTGAGCGGTGA